One part of the Pecten maximus chromosome 1, xPecMax1.1, whole genome shotgun sequence genome encodes these proteins:
- the LOC117326849 gene encoding exosome complex component RRP46-like, whose protein sequence is MEVTTRSSGLHLRNMVCELGQLSRPDGDVTMFQGDTSVTTAVYGPGEVRMNKEILNKATVETVYKPKSGLPGCAEKMFERTLRNTCETFLLAALHPRSSISIIVQEIQDSGSLLSCCVNSCCLALLDASVAMKFLVAAVTCAIDGDDCVILDPTAKQERESSAILTFVFENKDNSILTVYTTGSYTVQQFQKSSQTCREASRAVFDFYKTSIEKKLSKAA, encoded by the coding sequence ATGGAGGTTACCACGAGAAGCAGTGGTCTTCACTTGCGCAACATGGTGTGTGAATTGGGTCAGCTGTCGCGCCCTGATGGTGATGTTACCATGTTTCAGGGAGATACATCAGTCACAACGGCTGTGTATGGACCGGGAGAAGTGCGTATGAATAAAGAAATTCTTAATAAGGCCACAGTAGAAACTGTATATAAACCCAAATCAGGACTGCCTGGCTGTGCTGAAAAGATGTTTGAAAGAACTCTAAGAAACACATGCGAGACTTTCCTTTTAGCAGCATTGCACCCTAGATCTTCTATAAGTATCATTGTGCAAGAGATTCAGGACTCTGGTTCATTACTATCATGTTGTGTGAACTCTTGTTGTTTAGCATTGTTGGATGCTAGTGTGGCTATGAAGTTCCTAGTTGCAGCAGTGACATGTGCCATAGACGGAGATGATTGTGTAATCCTAGACCCAACAGCTAAGCAGGAGAGGGAGAGCTCTGCTATCCTTACTTTCGTATTTGAGAACAAAGACAATTCCATACTGACTGTGTACACCACAGGAAGCTACACTGTCCAACAGTTCCAAAAGTCTTCACAAACATGTAGAGAAGCCAGCAGAGCAGTGTTTGACTTTTACAAAACTTCCATAGAAAAGAAACTCTCAAAGGCTGcctaa